aagcagtagggcatttgccttgcacacactaacctaagacggaccagggttcaatcccctggcgtcccatatagtcccccaagccaggagctatttctgagttcatagctaggaataacccctggatgtcaccaggtgtggcccaaaaaacaaaaaaaaagaaagaaagaaaatattatgtgGAGACAAGAGCATGGCCAAGACAAAAAAAAGGACCAGTGACCTGCAGCAGCAGGAGCAACTATAGATTGTGAGTGGCTTTGGACTTAAAAGTGTCATTTTGAACTGAATTGAAATGAGTGTGCCCAGACAAGAGCATAATTGGAGAAAGAAAACACTTAATCTGCAGTTGGTGAGTGCAGCTGTGGGCAGCTTTGGACTAAAAAGCaccattttgaattgaactgcGGTGAGTGTGCCCAGACAAGAGTGTGGCCAGTCTGCTTCATTCTGAAGTCATgaatttcttctagtcaaggagcAACACAcaacatataaaaacaaacaaacaaacaagccacaAAAACACCAACAAGGTAACAATGAGAAAGCAATGGACAAATGCATCACACTTACTGAATAAGGATAGTGGTTCTGAAAACCCAACTAATATCAGCCACCTTTATCACCTCTCTGGTCAagactttaaaggaaaaaaatgtaataattttaaaagaacttaaaaacacCATGAAATGGGCATTATAGATAACTATCAAAATTAGAAGGtaattagagattactttgagaaactttatgtcacaaaacagagaatctgaaagaaatggataaattattggagtCCTATAAGCTCTTGTTGTTGAACTAAGATGATGTGGCATACTTGAATAGAGATATGATGATCAAGAAAATTGACATGCTAACCAAAAGGtttcccaaaagacaaaaactcaGCTTCCTTTCTGCTGTAGGCCCGAGTGGTTGCCGTCAAAATGGGCAAGTTTATGAAACCGGGGAAGGTGGTCCTGATGCTAGCCGGATGCTACTCAGGACGCAAAGCGATCATCGTCAAGAACTTTGATGATGGCACCTCAGACCGCCCCTATAGCCATGCCCTGGTGGCTGGAATTGACTGCTATCCACGCAAAGTGACAGCCGTCATGGGCAAGAAGAAAATCGGCAAAAGATCAAAGATCAAGTCTTTCGTGAAAGTATATAACTATAATCACCTTATGCCCACAAGGTACTCCGTGGATATCCCTTTGGACAAAACCATCGTCAATAAGGATGTCTTCAGAGACCCGGCTCTTAAGCGCAAGGCCCGCAGAGAGGCCAAGGTCAAGTTTGAGGAGAGATACAAGACCGGCAAGAACAAGTGGTTCTTCCAGAAGCTGCGGTTTTAAATCTGTTTTGTTTCCAtcattaaaaaccaaacaaattgaaaaaaaaaaaaaaaaaactcgggcCCAGCTGATTCCACTAgcaaattatttcaaacttttaatTAGACCTACTGTCCATTCTTTTCAGGCTAATTAATATTCAAATgttcatggcttttctatatacagataatcaaagagaaaaaaatatatttaaaaataaaaacaatccaagggccagagcaatagcacagtgagtagtgcATTAactttgcatgtgctgacccagatttgatcaatggcatcctataaggttcccTATGGGTTCCtggcataatttctgagcaaaacatcaggagtaacctctgagtactgtcaggtgtggccctaaaacaatcaaaaattccattcataattttttataatttttattttcaccatattggcttacatatctttaacagtagtattttaggtacatattgacattgactcaggggaattcccatcaccagttttgccctccctccacatctgttcccatcctgcatcccatatcacccaccctcaccccctgggctgctagaataagtggtcccttctgtgtctagcttacaaCTTAGTGACTGTATATCtgattggtcctggtaccctcccttatttccctctctgTTTGAGAGgtagaactagatagttcaagttatgtggttttgtttgaagaaagaaaaagcaataaagtggggtaaaaatcaaataagccgaaaatgggtgtagtccttctagagcaggggtcttcaaactacggcccatgggccacatattgtatttactcccatttttttccttcacttctaaataagatatatgtagcatgcatagaaatttgttcataatttttgtttttactataatctggtcctccaacagtctgaaggatagtgaactggccccctgtttaaaaagtttgaggacccctgttagaggctctcaacctcagtttgagagagaacaggaaaaaaggagttgaaataccacaacaatacaaaaataaatacttaataaaatatccagtgagcactacagcactaaaggcaagcaccacttttTAGTCTTGGTCCTGGAAtaaaaatcaagtactttggagTCAATTTATGAAGTCAATATCAATCACCCTGATAACATAAGCTGACAAGACAacacaaaaaaagacaattacaCATCagtatccttgatgaacacagatgcaaaaatcctgaacaaaataaaagcaaataaaagtgaTGCCAAAGTGGGATTCATGATTGGCCTAGTAGGATTAATCCCAGAGATgtaaagatggtttaacatatacaagcCAATCAAAGtgataataatataaatagaaggtaaaataaaaatataattattgtaatagatgcagagaaaactgtTGGCAAAGTCCAGCATgcatttatgataaaataaaaagctttaacaagatgggaattgaagttACTTGCCTCAAATAGTCAAAGCCACGTACCAGAAGCACACAGCAATACACAATTGGAAAAATGCTAAAAGCTTTTTCTCTAAAACCTGGCCGAAGACAAGGTTGCCTACTCTTGTCACTTCTTTTaaatatagtactggaattacttgccataacaactaggcaagaaaaagatatcaagggtaaccaggtaagaaaggaagaagtccaaTTCTCACTGCAACTGTCGTGATACTCTTTGTGGAATATCCTAAAGACTTtagaaaagcttctaaaaacaataggtTTATGTAGGAAATTAACAGGCTAcagaataaatatacaaaaagacATGGCATTTCTGTATACAAATgatgagagaaagaaacaatcccattcacaatgcCTCCTAAAATCAAGTACCTTTGAGTTTACTTAACTAAAATGTGAAATATCTAAACAattacaacaacaaaacactgcttcaagaaatcaaagaaaacaaaaggagagactggagtgatagcacagtggtgggcatttgccttgcacgtggctaaagcaggatggacctggttgtGATCtgtagcatctcatatggtaccctgagccaggagaaatttctgagtacagagccaggagtaacccctgaatgtcaccagggttggctcaaaaacaaaatcaaaagagaCGGAAACATatcccttgctcatggattggggaTGAACATTAATatagcaatacttcccaaagtttGCATAGATTTAGTGCAatccctaaagatacccatgtcatttttcaaataaatagatcaaacacactatatatatgtatatatatatatacatatataacagtaAACCTtcatgaatatctaaagcaatctttgtgaaaaaaagaagatgggaggtatcactttcttcaacttcaaactgtactataaaacagtagctttatataaaacaatatgacattaaaataaagacagatccttagatcaatggaatattattgaaTACTGAGAGTTACAGGTATATGatcaagtaatctttgataaTTTGGCAAGAAATAAAGGTGGAGCTAAGAAAGCCTCTTTAGcaagtagtgttgggaaaactggtcaactatatgGAAAGAATTAAATTCAGAATCTTTAACACTATGCATAAAAGACATATAACAGttgattaaataccttgatattaaACCTGcaaacataagatatatatatatatatatgaaaatgtaggcagaacccTCCATGGCATTGAAGCCAAAGATATCTTCAAAGGCAAAGtaacactgaccaagcaagtagaaaCTGAGTTTCTGTACCatacaatggggaagcctatactatcatcctaagtatagacctatataacactatctcttatactgtttctctccAAATGTAATGTAATCTCccgtatcactttctccctttttctttgtttattttttctcccccccccccttgttcattttgttttgttttgttctactttttttttatttgacttgttttgtgcttcttttggatcacagctggtggcgctcggagggtgctcctggctctgtgctcggaagttgcccctggtaggcatgggggaccatgtgggatgccgggatgtgaaccaccgtccttctgcaggaaggacagacgccttacctccatgctatccctcacggccccactttattcctttaactatgtcctttaattatgtcctttatttaatcctttcattttctttcttttcttttttctttttttttttttttttggccaaacctatttgatgctcaggggttattcctggctaagagctcagaaattgcccctggcttggggggaccatatgggactctgggggatcgaaccacggtctttccttggctagcgcttgcaaggcagacaccttacctctagcgccacctcaccagccccataatccttttatttccttttaagaaactcttttttctttagatatgtctgagcatatatatttttagtttctgtcatgggtctgttttcttctctctccacccccaaatccaccagcaatataatgtagcaccacttcctcctgcaaaggcatattaaaaatagggaaaactttacgtgtaaaaacaagctcttatctactagggataagaacttatatttttttacaacacagggacatctcccaccctgaatgtatgtcatggggaaccaacctagactccagggaaataggcaccaaccatccagccttgactcctggatcccagacatagaaacgacagagttctccacaacaactccaggaaccaagtcccttccagggcattcataatgctgctctgacgccaacatacgccagttctaaattgataacctgacaacgaggaaatgggaacaactagatctaagaacaagttatccttcctcaccagccaacaataagacaaaattataagacatgtcaccctttgatctgtgcaaaaaccaagatttctatatacagatgactggttgttacaaccaggacaaGATAGTacacatcccgggaccaacaacaacaacaaaaagctcgaacctagcttttggtctacaatctattcaacaaacaagatctccaattccagagttttgactgagacaaccgcaagtgaacgggtcttccagaaacataacgaaagactctgtcccaggctacatcctaggagcaacataatgaccaagaacaccaactacagaagatgaattaaaacgacactgaagaagcagaactgctagaaccacaaagaaagtcttcatcattaactccattccttgagctgcacagtcaccaagatctctagatacagaggactgattttaccatccatgatgaagcagaagtctttaatacaccacaaaagcaccgaagggagagtaaatgatcatttaaggagtctagagttaatcccataacagtatacttcagggatggagaaaccctgtatctcctaggccaagggaattgcctctataatatccccaatagttactgtgcctatgcagggggaaaaagaaaaaaaaaagcacaaaataatcatttttaaacatatatatatatattgattgattgttttatgACATCCTTACTTTGATGTAGATATTAaaattgatgtctccttttttattttatattattttatcttatcattctctttctttttgcactccggcatgatttgaattcagaaccaagactatagtgtggtgcttctctttattgctgtagggcttactggatatttaatttgacatttatttttgtattgttatggtgtttcaattacctttttcaagtcctctctcaaactgaggctgataacCACTAGAAGGACtaagcccattttcagcatatttttattattttttttttgcttaatttttaccccattctattgattttctttcccgcaaacaaaaccacataactcgatttatctagcttagtctctcaaatagagggagaaacaagggagggcaccaggaccaaacagatgtattatCACTGATAGCccgggggatgatggtgggggatataggTTGCAGAAAAGGAacggggaaggggagaggacaaatttggtggtgggtattcccctgattcaatgttaatatgtacctaaaatactaatgtaaaaagatatgtaagccactatgatcaaaataaaataaaaaaaagagtttctgtaCCTCAAGAGAAATTGTGGCTAGGATGCAAAGactatccacagaatgggaggaaCTATTTACACAATATCTATCTAttaatacctaagatatataagatactggtaaaaattttcaagaaaaaaatctaggggccagagcaataactcaGTGGTTAGGGCAtcctgatccaggatgaacttgggttcaatccccagcatcccatatggtcccccaaccaggaacATAGCTAGGGGTATAGGGctaatcccagagcatcaccgggtgtggcccaaaaaccaaaaataaataaataaaatctaatccCATTCAAAAACAGGGAGTATAAATGAATGGATTTTTACTAAAggaagaaattcacttggccaaaagacacatgaaaaaattctccacatcattaatcatcagggagatgcaaattaaaacaacaacaaaatatcatctcacaccagagaaactgacacacatcacaaagaacaataacagccagtgctggtatggatgcaAGAAGAAAgggacttttattcactgctggaaaacaatattgatatacttcaaaaaactagatattaagcttccatatgacccaacagttccattcctaggaatatagtCTACGAGTGCAAAAACAATGCagtaaagccctctgcactcctatgtttatctcAGAACTATTTATAAGAGTCAGGATCTGTAAACCacccaagtacccaagaatagatgagtgaataaagaatgaGTGTTaaaatctacacaatgaaatactatataccaGTTGGAAAAAAATGATGCCCTGTAATTTACTTATACGTGGATGGTTATAGAGAATATTGTTTTGAgttaaatgagttagagggagatggatatacatagaatgatcacactcatttgtaggatattaaaaataaagatagcttCTGTGggtattaattaaataaaatgactgtAATGTATGTAAGGTTCTTGAAAAAGGtgctatataaatacaaaataatatctattaaaaaataaagatagtatggtggtaatattcagagacaatagagacgagagCCAGTAGGACCAATCCATTGTACAAAGCTTCCGACATAAGAGTGCTGTTAGAGCAGATaggggaccactatgataataatagttagaaatgtctctctggacaagaattgggtgctgaaaggagataaagtgataggcatgatacctccCAGTAACCATAtggaaaccacagtgtctaaaagtatGGTAGGGAAAAAGGAatagagagggagacagagacagacagacagagagggagggagagtgagagaagaaaacTGCCTCATAGGCAAgcagaagggagggtgggagtgaAACTGGGGACGTTGGTGATGAGAAATGTATACTGGTGAAAGGCTTTTGTATATTGCATGTCTAAACtcatcatgaataactttttatctGTGGggaagaaacaactgtattatgaacaactttgtttatttaaacattactTGTGAGCAACCTTTTAGGATACTGATCACAGCATATTGTCTATGTTGCTTGATTTATCTATTTCTCCATGATGTAAGTTGCATCCCAATGTTATGTAACATCGTGTATATTAGTTAATCTCTTTTTCTCTACTCCTTTTCTATAAAATTCAGATATGATATCCAATATACAATTTTCTACATAGTGGCATGGAAGATTGAAGATAATGTGTGGAGAGTCTCCTACAGCATAGTACTACCCAAATAATTGCTTACAAATCAGAGCTAACAATGGAATTTGTTTGTTGTTCTCTTATGAATTCTTTTGTTAATTCCATATATCCCTTTCTACCTTCTCCTGTCATTTCTGTCTTCTCTCAGTCATGTATATGTCAGtgactttattttctcctttcaagCAACAACATATTGAACAGGGCTGTTTCtgaaaaacttgaaaataataacctgtctttaaaagatatttttcttcttagtcatttctttttattttgtaagtgTGCACATAATGTTTTAAAAGAGTTACGGTTAAATGAGCTATCATTTTTCCCtactgaaatatataaaaatattgtattaaaagtgtactttagggcccggagagatagtacagtggtgtttgccttgcaagcggccaatccaggacctaaggtggttggttcgaatctcggtgtcccatatggtcccctgtgcctgccaggagctatttctgagcagacagccaagagtaacccctgagcaccgctgggtgtggcccaaaaaccaaaaaaaaaaaaagtgtactttAATAAGTAGCAAAATCAATGCTTTTAAATGCAACACATTACATCAAATTGTTGCCTTTGTATATAGCAAGTTTTGTTCATGATTTCCTTTGCTCTTTGTAAATAAAACAGCTCTCATTTCTGCCTCTACTGCCTAGTAGTTACTAAAAATGCTTATAGTTTGAGTTCCTTTTATATCTGCTACTAGAGCTTCTTATGAAGAAGgtggttttttttatataaagttcCTTAGTGTCCTCATATCCATAATTAGAGAAATAAGAGACGTGCATCTGtttcaaagaagaaaagtatAAGTTGTTCTCTGAGAGGGCGATCCATATGCTTGTTTCTCCACAGCTGTGCTTCTTACCTAGATTTTTTCCTCTGTCTCTTTATTCACTTTTTATTGACAAATGTCCTTTAGAGCAGGCTGGCCTTTAGACCAGTTCACAATTACAGAAATGACAGACTGTGCATGTCATTAAATTAGTTCCAGATGGCCCAGTCTCAGATTTATACATGCATTACAATATTTACACGTCAGCAACCAGGATAAGGGATGAGACTGCAGAGGTTTTCACTTATATTTGGCCCATTGccccttttcaaaaacaaaaagaactgctTAACATCACCCTGAAATCtgtattttaaaagcaaatacaTAAACATTTTAGTTGTACCCAGGTTACTACCATGCCTGGGTTCTTTCAGCATGCCGAAACATTTGCCAAGTTTAAGAAAACCTGGGCTAAGGTTGTAAAGTTTTGTTACAGAAATTCCTCTCTTTAGGTAGGACACTTCACTCCAGTGAACACACCATAGTTATGGTGCTTAAACTTGGTCACAGCCAGAGTCACCACAAAGGCAGAATTTCTGAATCTCATCTGGAGTGAGGTCTTACCTACATTCTAACAACTTCCCAGATGATGCTGGTCTTCTGGTAAACCTAGTTGAGCGCTACCTCATTGTCACACTGCTGTACATCAATTACCTGCCTGCAAATCATTAGTATTCAATTTGGGGAAATATCACATTATATAGATAAATTTGAAGTAGCCtgattttgtatttataaaaatattgatattaagggctggagtgatagcacagtggtaaggcatttgtcttgcatgcagccaacccgaggaatggacctggtttgattcctggcatcccatatggtcccccaagcttgccacgagtgatttctgagcacagagccaggagtaacccctgagcattgccaggtgtggccccaaaaccaataaattaataaatatataaactactttttaaaaaaatgttgatattaggaatttttatagcatttaaaatataaatagttgaAACAATGCATACTTGAACCCCCCCAAATCCtttaaattttcattcttttaggGGAATTGTGAGGGGTTATTTCTAAGGAGTGCTCAAGAGAAGAGGGATTATTTCTAGGGTTTTCTCAAGAGGGGTTCTTTAGAGGCCCCACTAGAGATTCTCAGCCAACAAGGGTCAGCACCTCAGCGTGATGGCCATGAATATGGTGCAGTTCTGACTGGGGTTCTGGGGATACTTGTACACTTAAGTAGTTCTAGGGGACCCCAGGATCACATCCAAAAGTGCATCAAGTGATGCTCCAGAGACTAATGGTGCAGAAAACAAACTTGAATTAGGGGGCGGAGTGGTTATAGTGATCATCTTGCTGGCATCTCACCCAGGTTCATTTCCCAGTATCAGATATAGCCAGGGACCCTCCAGGAATAAGATGTGAGCACTACTGTGTGAGGGGGCCCCAAAGTGGAACAAAAACCTGAATGAATGATGCATATGCCTGGCAAACAACCTTGCTATACAATCTCCTAGCTCCTTAATCataatttttacatataataatGATTGTGACAATCTTAGCAGATAACATACTATTGAAATATGCAGAATTGAACTAATTTTCCACACTATGATTTtatgaacagaactaaatattttaattattctaagTAATAATATACTCttctgttataaaaatattttattaaatttccaccataggggggccgggcggtggcgctaaaggtaaggtgcctgccttgcctgcgctaaccttggacggaccgcggttcgatcccccggtgtcccatatggtcccccaagccaggagcaaacttctgagcacatagccaggagtaacccctgagcgttaccgggtgtggcccaaaaaccaaaaaaaaaaaaaaaaaaaaaatttccaccaTAGTTAAAAAGGTatagttattaaatttttattttaattttatttaattcaatatagaGTATTTTCAACTATTGAAAGAAAAGCATATATTAACTTTCTCTACATAGTTCATATTTCAGTGGTAATATATAGGTGTAATGCTGAAACAGCTTTAGCAAGCTTTGCACTAGCAATTTGCAGCACAGGTGACCGGGACCAAAATTAGTTGTTCATAATGACTGACCTTCTGGGCTTCTTGTGTACTGTATTTCTAGCTTATGGGAGACTTTCCAAAGAACAATATAAGATTATTCATGAGCCTAGGTTATTAGGCACACAATTTATTATGAAAATGTACTGGTAATCTAATTGTAGTATTTCTCTGTTATAtggcataaatatatttaaataggcCTTCAAAGACTACAGGAATTAGagcatgtgggttttttttttctaaattgctactaatattttttgttttatcaaattttatcatatgcatatttatatcaaTGTACAAATACACTGCTAGCTCTCCATATTTACAAATTTGTATGCAACTATGcctatatatttgcatatactatatacaaaaatatgagttcaagttattttattaaatctcaaGTAATCTGACCTGCATTGTCAATGAGTTGCTCTTTATTTCTTTGATAACTATAAAACTTTAACCTAACAAATTTAATATCATCTGCTATGAAAAAAACTCTAAGATACTTTTATATATGTgatatgacattttcctatatgaTTCATTTCAAGGCTATtcaaaatttgtg
The Suncus etruscus isolate mSunEtr1 chromosome 4, mSunEtr1.pri.cur, whole genome shotgun sequence genome window above contains:
- the LOC126006013 gene encoding 60S ribosomal protein L27-like, which translates into the protein MGKFMKPGKVVLMLAGCYSGRKAIIVKNFDDGTSDRPYSHALVAGIDCYPRKVTAVMGKKKIGKRSKIKSFVKVYNYNHLMPTRYSVDIPLDKTIVNKDVFRDPALKRKARREAKVKFEERYKTGKNKWFFQKLRF